The DNA segment GACCTCGACGACCAGGTCACGTACGGGAACCTCTCCACCGGCGACCGGCTGTCGGTGACGTTCACGACGGCGTCCGGCGCGACGACGACGACGGAGATTCGCGTGCCGACGACGCTGACGAAGGACCAGACCTCGGTGAGGCTGTAACAATGTTCGAATTTATCAACAACAACGACGAACGCGGCCAAGTTGGTATCGGCACGCTCATCGTGTTCATCGCGATGGTGCTCGTCGCTGCCATCGCCGCCGGTGTGCTGATCAACACCGCCGGCTTCCTGCAATCGCAGGCTGAGGCGACCGGGCAAGAAAGTACGGACCTCGTCTCCGAGCGCATCGACGTCACGAGCACGGTCGGCATCGTGAACGAGACTGACGGTGCCTCGACCGGCGATCTACAGGAGATCCGCGTGGGCGTCGCCGGCGCGGCCGGCTCCAACCAGATCGACTTGAGCTCCGCGACCATACAGGCGGTCGGCCCGAACGGGCAGCGGAACCTGATCTTCACCGACACGAACGTGACCGGTGACTCCGGGACCCCACTGAGCGACCTCTCCGAGGGGTCAAAGATCAGTGCGATACCCGACGGCACGTTCGCGGTCCAGAACTCTTCCGGTAACTTCGTCAACGCGAGCGAAGCAGTCCTGAATGACGAGGAGCGGTTCACCGTCGTGTTCAACCCCGAGACGGAGCCGTTCGGTACCGGTGCAGGGAACGGCGTGTACTTCGGTGAAGGCGACACCTCGTCGCTCGACATCGTCTCGCCCTCGGGCGCGACGACCTCCGTTGAACTCCGTGCCCCCGACCTCTTCAACGAGGACGGCGAAGCGGTCCGGCTCTAACGAGCCTCGAACAGCCCCCTAACTAGCGTCCCGGCGGATCCCTCCGCCCGGAACACCTATTTTCTCGCACCACGACGGCTACTCCATGAGTGACTACGACGCACCGGCGTCCGACCCGGACGCGCCGCCCGCGGACCCCGACGAGCTCGACTTCACCGACGACGAGAGCGTCGTCGAGATCGGGGAAGGGAGGTACGTCGTCGGGACGAACGGCAGGCCCAACGTCGGTCGATCGCGGCCGCAGCGGCGACCCGCCGACGAGTCCGGGTTCACCGCCGCGGACCCCGCGAGCCCCGCGGAGCGCCGCCCGCCGGGCGCGGACCCGCAGGCGAACGCCGCCGGTCCGGGCGTCGCGGATCCCGGTGCGACCGAGGGAGATCGCGGCGCTCGCGGCGACGTCGGCGTCGACCGACAGGCGGTGAGCCGGTGGCTGGCGAGCTCCTTCGACGGCGACGGCTTCACCTACGGGATCGACGCGACGCTCCACGCCGACGGCGACACCAGCCGCCAGCGGATGGTGTCGAACGACGTGACGGCGACGTTCGACTCGCTCGTGACGTGGTTCGCGTCGAACGCGGGCCCGAGCTCGCC comes from the Halorubrum depositum genome and includes:
- a CDS encoding archaellin/type IV pilin N-terminal domain-containing protein, with product MFEFINNNDERGQVGIGTLIVFIAMVLVAAIAAGVLINTAGFLQSQAEATGQESTDLVSERIDVTSTVGIVNETDGASTGDLQEIRVGVAGAAGSNQIDLSSATIQAVGPNGQRNLIFTDTNVTGDSGTPLSDLSEGSKISAIPDGTFAVQNSSGNFVNASEAVLNDEERFTVVFNPETEPFGTGAGNGVYFGEGDTSSLDIVSPSGATTSVELRAPDLFNEDGEAVRL
- a CDS encoding DUF7500 family protein is translated as MSDYDAPASDPDAPPADPDELDFTDDESVVEIGEGRYVVGTNGRPNVGRSRPQRRPADESGFTAADPASPAERRPPGADPQANAAGPGVADPGATEGDRGARGDVGVDRQAVSRWLASSFDGDGFTYGIDATLHADGDTSRQRMVSNDVTATFDSLVTWFASNAGPSSPTPEALGLLLVASETTVDVPPVAIKRFAASRGLTASDSIGDLVRAAEEADGFRIE